TCTTGCTCCTCTGGGGTATGTTGATGATCTTTGGGAAAGCGTTCAATTTGCATGTAGATTTGCTCTTCTATATTAGGCATTGTTCCTTCCTCTGCATGTAATAGGCCGTAAATCCAAGTCCATATATCATGGTACTTGTACTGCCTATCGTGGTATTCACATCCTTTATCATGGTGTTCCCAGCGCTTATAGTAATAGCGTTTTTGCTTTGATTGACACATGAGGGTATTTCTGGTTTAGATTGATGTTCTATTTACAGGCTACTGAGACTATGATGACCCTAATCCATATCATAGCTAGGACCTTTCTCTTTGGGATTTTCAGGCTTCTTCTCAGCATCCGGTCGTCGGGATTGATCTTGCATGTTTTTATGCTTTTCCGACCAACGGGCAATTTCTTTATCAAGCTCCTGTTCGTACTGTTGTTTGCCGTCCTTAAGACCCTGTACATAATCTTGAGAACTATCCAGTTTATCAATGACTGTATCGGCTAGTTCGTTGGCGTAACGGCTAAACAGATAGCCATTATTGAAGCCTTTAATATAATCCTTCGTTGCTTCCATCGTTAAAAAGTGTTTTGTGCGTTTCTATCTAAGTGAGCAAGAATAGAATCTCGGTCGTAGAGAATGATTTTCTTTTGGGGCTGGCTGTAGCGGATTTTTCCTTCGTCTCTGAGTTTTTGCAGGGTCGTTTTGGACTTAACCTTAAGCAAGTCCATCGCATCTTCGGTACTGAGCCACTTATCTTGTTGGATTTGCTCGTTGTCCTGTATCCGCTTGACGACTTCTTCCACCAGCGCATAAAACGCCTTTGTTTCCAGACAAATGACTTCCATAAGGTATAGGTTTCAGCCCAAAAATGTGAAATCCAATAGAGAATTGAAAGTCTGGGAAGCAATCAACGGGTAGAAATTCCAACTTCTTTGAACTGTTGTCTTATAGAACGAACGAGGCCTATCTTTTCTTTTCCCACAGAGCAAAGAAAAGATAATGCAATAACTTTTCTTTGATGGCTACTTTTGTCATCTACTAACAACCTTTGAAATCAAAACCCCTTATTCAGAAGTACGATTTCAGTGAATTCTTTGCTGAAAATTTGTTCGTATGTAAACCATCATCTACCCCTAAACAGAAACCCTCATTTTTTGGAAGGCAGAGAGTTTGTAACCATCTCTTATCCAACAACTTGCTATTCTTCACTAAGCAAATTTTAAGCTCATCCTGTCCAAATATAAACGATCCTTAACATCTGAACATAACAGGGGTGCCACATGAAGCAGGCTATTGCCTATTATCGGGTATCCACTACGCGGCAGGGTCGTAGTGGCTTAGGACTGGAAGCACAGCAAAGCGCGGTGAGAAATTACTGTGCACTCCATGAATACGCTTTGATAACGGAAGTCAAAGAAGTCAAATCTACTCGTAAACATCGGATAGGTTTGTTTGAAGCCTTAGACCTCTGCCGACAGCATCGGGCTACTTTAATCGTTGCTCGGCTGGATAGGTTAGGGCGGGATGTAGAACAAATTGCAGGGATTGTTAAATCCAAAGTGGATATTATCGTAACCGATAACCCCCATGCAAACCGCTTTACAATTCACATTCTAGCAGCAGTAGCCGAAGAGCAACGGCAACGCATTAGTGAGGCTACGAAGGCTGCTTTACAAGCGGCTAAAGAGCGCGGTGTTGAGTTGGGTAAAAACGGCAAACTCCTTTCTGTTACCAACCGGAAGGCGGCTCAGGATTTTGCTCATCAGCTCTCGCCGGTGCTGAGGCGATTGCAACGCCGTGGCATTACCTCGGTGCGAGCTATCTCAAAAGAGCTAAATAGGAAAGGGATACCAACCTTTCATGAGGGGGGCAAGTGGCATCCCAGCACGGTGCATACACTAATGAACCGACTAAAGTAAACGAATACGAAGTCTACATAATTTATAACTAATCCATACGACGATGACTGATTTTAATCACGACCTCCAGTTTGATGATACCGCTATCCTGGAAGATACATTAGGCGAAGGCTCGTTAAGTCTTACGGCTGTGACCGGTAATTGCGACTGCTCAGGCTATACCTCTATTCAAGAAGATGAAGAGATTGATACCCCAGAAAGCACCAGAACTCCTGCTTAAGCAAATTGATGAGAAGTACGGGTATGCAGTCAACTGTTCATATCCGAATTCATTTCGGCTTCTGAACCGCTCCCAATATGAAATACTCCACGCGATTAACAACCGCGACGATCTGGAAACTCTATCTCGCCGGTTCGGCATTTCTTCGGAAGAACTAAAAAAGTTTTTGGTGCTGCTGGGTAAGACTGATCTTGTAAGGTTCGATGATGAATTCAGTGTACCACAGCGACCAGAAGAGCCTAAATCGCTGAACTTTTGGATTCACACGACCGATGCCTGTAATCTCGGATGTAGCTATTGTTATATCTCTACACTGAACACCCGTAAGGGCATGTCGGATGAAGTACGGCGGCAACTTCTGTTGAAGCTTACTGAGACCGTAAGAAAGAGGGGTATCAAGCATATCAAACTTCGCCTGGCTGGTGGCGAACCTCTCAGTCAGTTCAAGGTTTGGAAGTCTTTTATTCCTGAAGCAAAAGTCAGTTTGACGGACTTAGGATGCAAGCTGGATGTAGCGTTTATTACCAATCTCACTATCCTTAGTGATGATATTCTGAAATTCTCAAAAGAGTATAGCATTGGCTATGGCATCTCGTTGGATGGTGTGGAAGATACGCATGATGCCACCCGATCCTTCCGCTCAGGAAGAGGCTCATTTCAAGTAGTTGACGCGAATCTGCGAAAGCTCTTGGCAGAAAACATTCCGGTTTCAGTCAATACCGTTATTAGCAACCATATTCTGGCCGGACTGCCGGAACTCACCCGATATCTTATCGCCTTGGATGTTCCTTTTCGCTACTCCATTGTCAAGGGCGAATCTATCCAGGCGGACTTACTGGAACAGTATCTGTTGGAATCCTACACCATCATGGAAAAGGCGATAGCCTCTGGTTGGCAATTTGCCAAGCGATACCAGTTTTGTGACTTAAAACCCAATGAACTAGGGTTTCAAACTTGCACTTCCGGCTTTTCCGGTGGGGCTATCTACGTAGATGGTTCGTTAAAGTATTGCCACGTGCATTTTGGACAAGACGATCATCCAGGCTCCTCAATATTCAATGACGAACTGGATTTGGTGGATATGATTGAGCAAGGTGAGCATCATGAAGAGGCTAAGTCCGAGGATTGCCGGACTTGCCGTTACCGCTCGGTTTGCACGAGTGGATGCCCCGTCTATCGGGTGGATGGGAAAGATCCACAATGCAGCCTGTATTACCGGGTGATCCCAATGTACTATGAACTCCAGGCAAAAGAGCGATTGCACCTCTTGCAAAAACATGGGATGGTATAGCTTATACACATCAATTTCTTTTGTTAGGATGGGAACGCTTTGGCACTCGCAATCTCCCTGATGGCTTTGCTTGCCACTGTTTATCAGTTGCACCTTCAACGGCGGCATAACGAAAATTCGCTCAAACCCTTAGCCCAGATTACCCTTACGGATAGAGGCAAACTATTAGCTGTCCACATTGAAAACAACGGGGTTGGACCTTTGATCGTGGAGAAGCTGACCTTTACGAGGGATGGTAAGCATTACACCAACATAGAGGACTGCTTGAACCTCGACCCTCGCTCCTATCAGCACATACCGGTTACAGAAGATGTAAAGCAGGTTATTTTGCCTGGCTCTCACGAAGAAGTCTTCTCCATGCAATTCGGGGAAGATACTACAGACAAAGAAATGAATAGTGTACGCAAACAGCTTGCGGCTCTCAAGCTAAAAGTAGATGGCCGAGATATCTACGATAATAAGATCTCCGTTGAGCGTGATTTGCAATGGTTTGTCCGACACAATATCGCCTAACTATTAGAAGATACTGAAAAATTCAATGCGTTGGTTTCTACCATTTTGCAATCATAACCATAGCCTCACCGATTAGATTGACCTCTTTTCCTCCCAGTTTATTGTACTCAATAACATCACACTTGTTCTCGTTAAACTTTGGATAACAACTGTGTCCATCACACTTTATAATATCTGTGAGAAACTGGCCTAGTCCTCTAAAGACAGAAGACTTTATTTTATTTTTTCTCTCGTCATTGACGGGGTTATTAATGTCGGAAACTTCTTCTTCTGACATATAATCCAAATGGTATGTTGATTCATCCACGAAATTAATTTCAAGAGAATCAAGTAATAAAGGAGTATCAAATAAGTACCCTCTCTGGTCATAATTTAAGGACATGTTAGATATATCATAGCTATCATCATAAAAGAATATTTTGAAACTATTTTTAGGGTTGCTGAAAAACAGGTTATATTTCATTCTCAAAACTCCAAATAAACTAGTCAAAAGACTTGTACATTTTTTTCATAATATTGTCAAGGGGATGTTTACTAGATTTCTGGAATCAATTGAGTCAACATGCTTTCTGCTTATCTGTGAAACCATCATTCATTGAGATGCAGCCAAGGGCCACTCCATAATGCTTTGCCAAAGCAACGTCATGTTTACAATCTTCAAATTGCTTTCTACCGCTTGCGCTTAGTTGGAAGTTATATGCCTCCAATATATGTGCCTTAATAATCAATAATGCTATGTAGTGAGTAAGGAAATGGCAGGCAAAAGTACTTGATCAGCTTTACAGTTTGACTTTTTAGAAATTTCTAAAATATCTATATGGCATTTCTAAAAAAAAATATGACTATTTTAGAGGTCTCAGAATGGCCATCAACCTTTATTTCAAATGAGCACCCATTCACAAATGCATATTCCTTTAAAGGCTTACCGAGTATTATACGATAAGCTAATAAAGAAATTCACTAAAGACGAACTAACTGACGAAGAACGTAAACGATATGCCAATTGCGCACCTTACAATGTATGGTCGGCAGTGGATAATGAAGGAAAAAGCAAATTCAAAAAGGTTTTCGGTCACGATAGATACGAGAACTACTTGTATGGCAAGCTTAGCTCAGATGAAGAAAAAAGGCCTTATGTGTCTTTTAAAGTTGAGACCTTAATTAAAGCACTGGAATATCTTGGTCTAAGAATCCCCAGTGACCTCAAAGGGGCTGACATATCACTACCCAAAATGAAAGCTGAAGCCCTTTTTCAACTATTTCTAGAGAAATACTACCCTAATTTCTTAGAAGAAAAATCTTATAAGAATACCAGTGCCACTAAATCAATGGCAGATGTTGTATCTTCAAAAACAGAAATAGTTGCAATAAAGCGGCTCATTAATGAATTCTATGGTTCTATCTCACAAGGAGAATATAAAGATGCTTGGGATTTGCTAGCTCCAAGCTATCAGAAGCGAAAATGGAGGGAAGATTTTGAAAGATTTGAAATCGGCTATACCAATACGGTTTCCATATACAATATTCATGTGTTTGATGTCACAAATAAAGTAGATGATTTGTCATGTAAAGTTTACTATAAAGATGAAATTATGACTCATACATCATATGATCTAACTAGGCTTAATAAGATTACAATTTCACAGATAGATGACTTCGTAAAGCAGATCAAACATTTACAAGATGTGGCCGTAACAAAAGAATGGAAGGAATTTGAGAGAATTGAGTTATATAAATTCTTTGAACCTGCGGTGAGTGAATATATATGGTATAAATGTGGTATAGAGCCAGAGCAAATAAAAGAGCTGTTAGATCGTGATGAAAACATAACCGTATCTCGCCTTTGCCGTGTTTCCTGCACAAGTATCGATGGCAATTGGTTGATTAAAGGAATTGAACCGCTCAGGAACTATGCAATTAGATAAATAAATTTCATAACTACTCTTACTGGGGCAGCTCCCTTTCAGAGCTATACTCATAACTATGAAGGCAACTATTTCTAAACACTCAGTCACTCATAATTAGCTCATCGTACTCATCAATTACGCTGTTCTCAAAAGAGTCCAGATAGGTTTGCGTAATCTCTTCGGTAGCATGACCCATACTTTCCTGAATAACGGCCGTTGGTACGCCTTTGCGCTTTCCGGTTGTGGCGTAAGTGTGGCGAGCAGTATAAATGGTAAACGGGCTAATATCACATAGTGCTGCTATTTTTTTCAGCCGTCCGTTAAGCCGCTTACGCCGGTCTCGTATAATGTCGGTATAGCGTTCAGGAGCATCTGTTGGCTTTAGAATGGGAAAGATGAAATCATTTGGATTGAGGGTTTCACTAAGATAAGAGAGTAGTAATTCTTTTAAGGCTGGACTGATTTTGATACTGAAAGGTTTGCCGGTTTTCTGGCGCACGTAGTGTATGCGCTCAAAGTCTCCGCGAATGTTAGCAACTTTCAGTAAGGCCATATCCATCCAGTTCATGCCACGCATAAAGAAGCTAGCCATGAACATATTGCGGGCATGAAACAGAGGGGAACCCTGCTCCAGGGCAATATCACGTAAGGCTTTGAATTCTGCCTCAGTTAGTGAGATACGAACCGGCGTTTGGCCTTTAATCTTATACTGGGCAAAAGGATACGCCTCCTTTGAGACGATTCCGGATTTGATGGCCTTATTATAAGCACTGCGAAGCGTGCGTAGGTATACGCTGAGCGATCCTGCACTTGAGCCATTGGCGAAATGCCAGTTTTCAAAACGGGTCAGGAATGCATAGTTGACGGCCTCAAAGGGTAAGTCTTTTCCCTTTCTGAATGATTGCAGGCGATTGAGGGCCTGGGCGTAGACATTAGCATTACCTGTCCTACGGGCTTTTTTAAGGTCGGCTATCAGATGCTCCAAAAAGACAAAAACAGTTTGCTTCTCTGTCTTTTTGCCGCCTGTAAGAGTTACTTTCAGATCAGCCATACTCATATATAAGAGCTTACCTTCATCATCCAGTCGGGCAATGACATCATAGGCGGTTGTCCTCTTTTTATGCAGAGCGTTATTGAAACGAGTAGTATTCTCGACCACTTGCGACGATTTCTTGAGCTTCTCGTTTTTACTGTCCCAGTCCTTTTCAAGTAGGCTATAGCCGAGACTGACATTGATACTTTTACGGTTATGGAGGACACGCATAACCAATGGATAGGTTCCGTCTTTACGGGCACGACGGGTATCCAGCAGAAGTTTGATGTTTGTTGCCATAAGAAAATTTGCAAGCTATTTGCAAGCAAATATAGGTATTTTCTGGCTTAATCTGAAATCATCGAAAACATAAATTGCTGATAATCAGATATATAAAACCATATTAGATCATATGAATACAGGAATTTACCTGCTTTGGGAGCAGGGGGTCGCAGGTTCGAATCCTGCCGCCCCGACTCTTTACTAATCAAAAGTCATCGAAACCCTCTAAATTGTATGTTTAGGGGTTTTTCTTTCCCCCCCTTTAAATCGCACATTATTTTCCAATTCTTAGTGGACACCACGCGAGTGAACCATTCGGCGACCTTTTTTCTACTTTTAGGAAGATCGCCGAATTGCTTGTAAATTACTGCAAAACAGCATTTTACAAGCAACTCGTTTTGTTAGTTTTTGTGAAAGAACAAGACCGTGTTTGTAATCAAAATCATCTAAAAACCAACAAAATGCAAAACAAGGATACCTTCAGTACTGCTTTCCTGTTGAGAGCGGCTAAAATGAAAAATGATTTGGAGTCGGGTACACTGAAGAGTTACTTTACTACCCAAAGCTACGGCGAGCAGTTTTTAGCCGAGTGGCTTCGGAAAAAGGATATTTACCTGCCTTAGCTTTCTCATCAGTTCATGACCGAACTGAAAATGTATCTGCAGACGTACTAGCCGAAAGACCATCGGAAACCGATGGGCGACAATCCGGTGATGAAGCATCTGGAACGACTGTGAAAAATGGTAAGCTTAGCTTGACTTTAGCCTTTTTACTCTCGAATGGTCAAAGATGTCTACTTTAGATAAATTTATAATATTCTGAATTACAGCGATTTGTAATATTTTACCTAGCGTGTTGTCTACCACCCGCATAAGTCGGATTAATTTTCAACCTCCCTTCTGCACATTGAGGTTGAAAAATAACCTGAGAAGAGCATAGCCCATGAACGCAAGCCCTCTCTGTACCCGCATAGAGCTATAGTCCATAGTAAGAATTATTCCCAAAAGGCTAAAGTCGAGCTTAGAGGCTGTTTTAAAACACCTCTTAAAAACGCGCCTGCGTGATATAGTACAAGAATCTTTCATTAGCACAAGAATATCCCAGACCGAAGTAAGCTTACCAACGACCTTTATAGTACGAAAAAGCAAGTACCACCGAAAACCTCTGACCTACTCAACCAAGTGGCCTATGAATCACCCACAGCTTATCTCTGTGATTAAGCAGTTTAGCCAGGCACTACGCCACGAGCTGCCACCCGATTTTGGTGAGGAGTTACCCTCTGATACCGACTTACATACTCCCGA
This region of Tunicatimonas pelagia genomic DNA includes:
- a CDS encoding helix-turn-helix domain-containing protein; this encodes MEVICLETKAFYALVEEVVKRIQDNEQIQQDKWLSTEDAMDLLKVKSKTTLQKLRDEGKIRYSQPQKKIILYDRDSILAHLDRNAQNTF
- a CDS encoding recombinase family protein, translated to MKQAIAYYRVSTTRQGRSGLGLEAQQSAVRNYCALHEYALITEVKEVKSTRKHRIGLFEALDLCRQHRATLIVARLDRLGRDVEQIAGIVKSKVDIIVTDNPHANRFTIHILAAVAEEQRQRISEATKAALQAAKERGVELGKNGKLLSVTNRKAAQDFAHQLSPVLRRLQRRGITSVRAISKELNRKGIPTFHEGGKWHPSTVHTLMNRLK
- a CDS encoding radical SAM/SPASM domain-containing protein, producing MKRLIPQKAPELLLKQIDEKYGYAVNCSYPNSFRLLNRSQYEILHAINNRDDLETLSRRFGISSEELKKFLVLLGKTDLVRFDDEFSVPQRPEEPKSLNFWIHTTDACNLGCSYCYISTLNTRKGMSDEVRRQLLLKLTETVRKRGIKHIKLRLAGGEPLSQFKVWKSFIPEAKVSLTDLGCKLDVAFITNLTILSDDILKFSKEYSIGYGISLDGVEDTHDATRSFRSGRGSFQVVDANLRKLLAENIPVSVNTVISNHILAGLPELTRYLIALDVPFRYSIVKGESIQADLLEQYLLESYTIMEKAIASGWQFAKRYQFCDLKPNELGFQTCTSGFSGGAIYVDGSLKYCHVHFGQDDHPGSSIFNDELDLVDMIEQGEHHEEAKSEDCRTCRYRSVCTSGCPVYRVDGKDPQCSLYYRVIPMYYELQAKERLHLLQKHGMV
- a CDS encoding tyrosine-type recombinase/integrase codes for the protein MKGQTPVRISLTEAEFKALRDIALEQGSPLFHARNMFMASFFMRGMNWMDMALLKVANIRGDFERIHYVRQKTGKPFSIKISPALKELLLSYLSETLNPNDFIFPILKPTDAPERYTDIIRDRRKRLNGRLKKIAALCDISPFTIYTARHTYATTGKRKGVPTAVIQESMGHATEEITQTYLDSFENSVIDEYDELIMSD